Proteins found in one Carassius auratus strain Wakin chromosome 12, ASM336829v1, whole genome shotgun sequence genomic segment:
- the LOC113111428 gene encoding fibroin heavy chain-like isoform X33: MAARVYFSLTAVLLCLIGYLSITHANQRRTTVDGYCPATLTVVPSHRGCTSDEDCPGGHKCCRFDCGPVCVLPVFMKPGKCPIPEMIPLCAEGCFHDGQCPATQKCCPATGGFACSEPRGQGSGQASCQVRGQASGIGQGSVKGGGIGQGSSIGHGIGGVDQGSIKGGSIGQGSNIGRGIGQGSGIGQGSIKGGSIGQGSNIGRGIGQGSIKGGSIGQGSNIGRGIGQGSSIGHGIGGIGQGSGIVQGNSIGRGIGSGTGQGSSIGHGIGQGSSIGRGIGQGSGIGQGSGIGQGNSIGHGIGQGSSIGRGIGQGSGTGQGSSIGYGIGQGSNIGRGIGQGSGIGQGSIKGGSIGQGSNIGRGIGQGSSIGHGFGGIGQGSGTGQGSSIGHGIGQGSSIGRGIGQGSGIGQGSSIGHGIGGIGQGSGIGQGNSIGHGIGQGNSIGHGIGQGNSIGHGIGQGNSIGHGIGQGSSIGRGIGQGSGIGQGSIIGHGIGQGSSIGRGIGQGSGIGQGSIIGYGIGGVRQGSIKGGSIGQGSGIGQGSSIGHGIGGIGQGSGIGQGSSIGHGIGGVGQGRGIGQGPGIGYGVGQGSGVGQGVSQGSVVGQGSSQGTSIGQGVSQGSVVGQGSSQGTSIGQGVSQGSVVGQGRIQGTSIGQDVSQGSVVGQGTSIGQGVSQGSVVGQGSSQGTSIGQGVSQGSGLGQGSGIGQGVSQGSVVGQGTSIGKGVSQGSVVGQGRIQGTSIGQGVSQGSVVGQGSSQGTSIGQGVSQGSGRGQGSGISQGVSQGSVVGQGSSQGTVIGQGVGQGSGRGQGSGIGQGVSQGSVVGQGSSQGTSIGKGVSQGSVVGQGSSQGTSIGQGVGQGSVVGQGSSQGTSIGQGVSQGSVVGQGSSQGTSIGQGVSQGSVVGQGSSQGISIGQGVSQGSVVGQGTSIGQGVSQGSVVGQGSSQGTSIGQGVSQGSGLGQGSGIGQGVSQGSVVGQGSSQGTSIGQGVSQGSVVGQGRIQGTSIGQGVSQGSVVGQGSSQGTSIGQDVSQGSVVGQGTSIGKGVSQGSVVGQGRIQGTSIGQGVGQGSGVGQGVGQGSGVGQGVGQGSGVGQGSSQGISIGQGVGQGSGVGQGVGQGSGVGQGVGQGSGVGQGVGQGTSIGQGVSQGSVVGQGSSQGTSIGQDVSQGSVVGHGTSIGKGVSQGSVVGQGRIQGTSIGQGVGQGSGVGQGVGQGSGVGQGVGQGSGVGQGVGQGSGVGQGVGQGSGVGQGSSQGISIGQGVGQGGGVGQGVGQGGGVGQGVGQGGGRGQGSGIGQGVGQGGGRGQGSGIGQGVGQGSSQGPGIGHGVGQGSGVGQGVGQGSVVGQGSSQGTSIGQGVSQGSVVGQGSSQGTSIGQGVSQGSGRGQGSGISQGVSQGSVVGQGSSQGTSIGKGVSQGSVVGQGSSQGTSIGQGVSQGSVVGQGSSQGTSIGQGVGQGSVVGQGSVVGQGSGVGQGVGQGSGVGQGVGQGSGVGQGVGQGSGVGQGVGQGSGVGQGVGQGSGVGQGSGVGQGVGQGSGRGQGVGQGSGRGQGVGQGSGRGQGSGIGQGVGQGSSQGSGIGQGVSQGSVVGQGSVVGQGSSQGTGIGQGSGLGQGSGIGQGVDQGSGIGQGSNQGSGIGHGMGQGSGQGQGVGQGSGRAQGSGVAQGVGQDSVVGQDSVVDQGVGQDSVVGQDSVVDQGVGQDSLVGQGSSQGTGIGHCVGQGNSQGSSIGQES, encoded by the exons ATGGCCGCTCGAGTGTATTTCTCATTGACtgctgttttattgtgtttgatCGGATACTTGAGCATAACTCATGCTAATCAAAGACGAACCACAG TGGATGGTTACTGTCCGGCGACGCTGACGGTCGTGCCATCCCATCGAGGATGTACCTCTGATGAAGACTGCCCTGGAGGACACAAATGCTGTCGATTTGACTGTGGTCCTGTTTGTGTGCTGCCTGTTTTCA TGAAGCCAGGGAAATGCCCCATACCGGAGATGATTCCACTGTGTGCTGAAGGTTGTTtccatgatggccagtgtcctgccacaCAGAAATGTTGCCCCGCCACTGGtggctttgcatgcagtgaaccacgtggtcagggaagcggtcaggcaAGTTGTCAAGTAAGGGGCCAGGCAAGTGGCATTGGCCAGGGCAGTGTCAAGGGAGGTGGCATTGGCCAGGGCAGCAGTATTGGTCATGGTATTGGTGGCGTTGACCAAGGCAGCATCAAGGGAGGCAGCATTGGCCAGGGAAGTAATATTGGTCGTGGcattggccagggaagtggaATTGGCCAGGGCAGCATCAAGGGAGGCAGCATTGGCCAGGGAAGTAATATTGGTCGTGGCATTGGCCAGGGCAGCATCAAGGGAGGCAGCATTGGCCAGGGAAGTAATATTGGTCGTGGCATTGGCCAGGGCAGCAGTATTGGTCACGGTATTGGCGGcattggccagggaagtggaATTGTCCAGGGCAACAGTATTGGTCGTGGCATTGGAAGTGGAACTGGCCAGGGCAGCAGTATTGGTCACGGCATTGGCCAGGGAAGTAGTATTGGTCGTGGcattggccagggaagcggaattGGCCAGGGAAGTGGAATTGGCCAGGGCAACAGTATTGGTCACGGCATTGGCCAGGGAAGTAGTATTGGTCGTGGcattggccagggaagtggaACTGGCCAGGGCAGCAGTATTGGTTACGGCATTGGACAGGGAAGTAATATTGGTCGTGGcattggccagggaagtggaATTGGCCAGGGCAGCATCAAGGGAGGCAGCATTGGCCAGGGAAGTAATATTGGTCGTGGCATTGGCCAGGGCAGCAGTATTGGTCACGGTTTTGGCGGcattggccagggaagtggaACTGGCCAGGGCAGCAGTATTGGTCACGGCATTGGCCAGGGAAGTAGTATTGGTCGTGGcattggccagggaagcggaattGGCCAGGGTAGTAGTATTGGTCACGGTATTGGCGGcattggccagggaagtggaATTGGCCAGGGCAACAGTATTGGTCACGGCATTGGCCAGGGCAACAGTATTGGTCACGGCATTGGCCAGGGCAACAGTATTGGTCACGGCATTGGCCAGGGCAACAGTATTGGTCACGGCATTGGCCAGGGAAGTAGTATTGGTCGTGGcattggccagggaagcggaattGGCCAGGGCAGCATTATTGGTCACGGCATTGGCCAGGGAAGTAGTATTGGTCGTGGcattggccagggaagcggaattGGCCAGGGCAGCATTATTGGTTACGGTATTGGCGGTGTTCGTCAGGGGAGCATCAAGGGAGGCAGCATTGGACAGGGAAGTGGAATTGGCCAGGGTAGTAGTATTGGTCACGGTATTGGCGGcattggccagggaagtggaATTGGCCAGGGTAGTAGTATTGGCCACGGTATTGGTGGCGTCGGCCAGGGCAGGGGAATTGGCCAGGGCCCCGGTATTGGTTATGGTGTGGGCCAGGGCAGTGGAGTTGGCCAAGGTGTGAGCCAGGGCAGCGTTGTTGGCCAGGGCAGCAGTCAGGGCACCAGTATTGGCCAAGGTGTGAGCCAGGGCAGCGTTGTTGGCCAGGGCAGCAGTCAGGGCACCAGTATTGGCCAAGGTGTGAGCCAGGGCAGCGTTGTTGGCCAGGGCAGGATTCAGGGCACCAGTATTGGCCAAGATGTGAGCCAGGGCAGCGTTGTTGGCCAGGGCACCAGTATTGGCCAAGGTGTGAGCCAGGGCAGCGTTGTTGGCCAGGGCAGCAGTCAGGGCACCAGTATTGGCCAAGGTGTGAGCCAGGGCAGCGGACTGGGCCAGGGCAGTGGAATTGGCCAAGGTGTTAGCCAGGGCAGCGTTGTTGGCCAGGGCACCAGTATTGGCAAAGGTGTGAGCCAGGGCAGCGTTGTTGGCCAGGGCAGGATTCAGGGCACCAGtattggccaag GTGTGAGCCAGGGCAGCGTTGTTGGCCAGGGCAGCAGTCAGGGCACCAGTATTGGCCAAGGTGTGAGCCAGGGCAGCGGACGGGGCCAGGGCAGTGGAATTAGCCAAGGTGTTAGCCAGGGCAGCGTTGTTGGCCAGGGCAGCAGTCAGGGCACGGTCattggccaaggtgtgggccagggTAGCGGACGGGGCCAGGGCAGTGGAATTGGCCAAGGTGTTAGCCAGGGCAGTGTTGTTGGCCAGGGCAGCAGTCAGGGCACCAGTATTGGCAAAGGTGTTAGCCAGGGCAGCGTTGTTGGCCAGGGCAGCAGTCAGGGCACCAGTATTGGCCAAG gtgtgggccagggcaGCGTTGTTGGCCAGGGCAGCAGTCAGGGCACCAGTATTGGCCAAGGTGTGAGCCAGGGCAGCGTTGTTGGCCAGGGCAGCAGTCAGGGCACCAGTATTGGCCAAG GTGTGAGCCAGGGCAGCGTTGTTGGCCAGGGCAGCAGTCAGGGCATCAGTATTGGCCAAGGTGTGAGCCAGGGCAGCGTTGTTGGCCAGGGCACCAGTATTGGCCAAGGTGTGAGCCAGGGCAGCGTTGTTGGCCAGGGCAGCAGTCAGGGCACCAGTATTGGCCAAGGTGTGAGCCAGGGCAGCGGACTGGGCCAGGGCAGTGGAATTGGCCAAG GTGTGAGCCAGGGCAGCGTTGTTGGCCAGGGCAGCAGTCAGGGCACCAGTATTGGCCAAG GTGTGAGCCAGGGCAGCGTTGTTGGCCAGGGCAGGATTCAGGGCACCAGTATTGGCCAAGGTGTGAGCCAGGGCAGCGTTGTTGGCCAGGGCAGCAGTCAGGGCACCAGTATTGGCCAAGATGTGAGCCAGGGCAGCGTTGTTGGCCAGGGCACCAGTATTGGCAAAGGTGTGAGCCAGGGCAGCGTTGTTGGCCAGGGCAGGATTCAGGGCACCAGtattggccaaggtgtgggccagggcagcggagttggccaaggtgtgggccagggcagcggagttggccaaggtgtgggccagggcaGCGGAGTTGGCCAGGGCAGCAGTCAGGGCATCAGtattggccaaggtgtgggccagggcagcggagttggccaaggtgtgggccagggcagcggagttggccaaggtgtgggccagggcagcggagttggccaaggtgtgggccagggcaCCAGTATTGGCCAAGGTGTGAGCCAGGGCAGCGTTGTTGGCCAGGGCAGCAGTCAGGGCACCAGTATTGGCCAAGATGTGAGCCAGGGCAGCGTTGTTGGCCATGGCACCAGTATTGGCAAAGGTGTGAGCCAGGGCAGCGTTGTTGGCCAGGGCAGGATTCAGGGCACCAGtattggccaaggtgtgggccagggcagcggagttggccaaggtgtgggccagggcagcggagttggccaaggtgtgggccagggcagcggagttggccaaggtgtgggccagggcagcggagttggccaaggtgtgggccagggcaGCGGAGTTGGCCAGGGCAGCAGTCAGGGCATCAGtattggccaaggtgtgggccagggcggcggagttggccaaggtgtgggccagggcggcggagttggccaag GTGTGGGTCAGGGCGGCGGacggggccagggaagcggaattGGCCAAGGTGTGGGTCAGGGCGGCGGacggggccagggaagcggaattGGCCAAGGTGTGGGTCAGGGAAGCAGCCAGGGCCCCGGTATTGGTCATGGTGTGGGCCAGGGCAGTGgagttggccaaggtgtgggccagggcaGCGTTGTTGGCCAGGGCAGCAGTCAGGGCACCAGTATTGGCCAAGGTGTGAGCCAGGGCAGCGTTGTTGGCCAGGGCAGCAGTCAGGGCACCAGTATTGGCCAAGGTGTGAGCCAGGGCAGCGGACGGGGCCAGGGCAGTGGAATTAGCCAAGGTGTTAGCCAGGGCAGCGTTGTTGGCCAGGGCAGCAGTCAGGGCACCAGTATTGGCAAAGGTGTTAGCCAGGGCAGCGTTGTTGGCCAGGGCAGCAGTCAGGGCACCAGTATTGGCCAAGGTGTTAGCCAGGGCAGCGTTGTTGGCCAGGGCAGCAGTCAGGGCACCAGtattggccaaggtgtgggccagggcaGCGTTGTGGGCCAGGGCAGCGTTGTGGGCCAGGGCAGCGGAGTTGGCCAAGGCGTGGGCCAGGGCAGCGGAGTTGGCCAAGGCGTGGGCCAGGGCAGCGGAGTTGGCCAAGGCGTGGGCCAGGGCAGCGGAGTTGGCCAAGGCGTGGGCCAGGGCAGCGGAGTTGGCCAAGGCGTGGGCCAGGGCAGCGGAGTTGGCCAAGGCAGCGgagttggccaaggtgtgggTCAGGGCAGCGGACGGGGCCAGGGTGTGGGTCAGGGCAGCGGACGGGGCCAGGGTGTGGGTCAGGGCAGCGGACGaggccagggaagcggaattGGCCAAGGTGTGGGTCAGGGAAGCAGCCAGGGCAGCGGTATTGGCCAAGGTGTGAGTCAGGGCAGCGTTGTTGGTCAGGGCAGCGTTGTGGGCCAGGGAAGCAGCCAGGGTACTGGTATCGGCCAGGGTAGTGGACTAGGTCAGGGCAGTGGAATTGGCCAAGGTGTGGACCAGGGCAGTGGAATTGGCCAGGGAAGCAACCAGGGCTCCGGTATTGGTCATGGTATGGGCCAGGGAAGTGGACAGggccaaggtgtgggccagggcaGTGGACGGGCCCAGGGCAGTGGTGTTGCTCAAGGTGTGGGCCAGGATAGCGTTGTGGGCCAGGATAGCGTAGTGGATCAAGGTGTGGGTCAAGATAGCGTAGTGGGCCAGGATAGCGTAGTGGATCAAGGTGTGGGCCAGGATAGCCTAGTGGGCCAAGGTAGCAGCCAGGGCACCGGAATTGGTCATTGTGTTGGCCAGGGAAACAGCCAGGGCAGCAGTATAGGCCAGGAAAGTTAA
- the LOC113111428 gene encoding fibroin heavy chain-like isoform X37, with translation MAARVYFSLTAVLLCLIGYLSITHANQRRTTVDGYCPATLTVVPSHRGCTSDEDCPGGHKCCRFDCGPVCVLPVFMKPGKCPIPEMIPLCAEGCFHDGQCPATQKCCPATGGFACSEPRGQGSGQASCQVRGQASGIGQGSVKGGGIGQGSSIGHGIGGVDQGSIKGGSIGQGSNIGRGIGQGSGIGQGSIKGGSIGQGSNIGRGIGQGSIKGGSIGQGSNIGRGIGQGSSIGHGIGGIGQGSGIVQGNSIGRGIGSGTGQGSSIGHGIGQGSSIGRGIGQGSGIGQGSGIGQGNSIGHGIGQGSSIGRGIGQGSGTGQGSSIGYGIGQGSNIGRGIGQGSGIGQGSIKGGSIGQGSNIGRGIGQGSSIGHGFGGIGQGSGTGQGSSIGHGIGQGSSIGRGIGQGSGIGQGSSIGHGIGGIGQGSGIGQGNSIGHGIGQGNSIGHGIGQGNSIGHGIGQGNSIGHGIGQGSSIGRGIGQGSGIGQGSIIGHGIGQGSSIGRGIGQGSGIGQGSIIGYGIGGVRQGSIKGGSIGQGSGIGQGSSIGHGIGGIGQGSGIGQGSSIGHGIGGVGQGRGIGQGPGIGYGVGQGSGVGQGVSQGSVVGQGSSQGTSIGQGVSQGSVVGQGSSQGTSIGQGVSQGSVVGQGRIQGTSIGQDVSQGSVVGQGTSIGQGVSQGSVVGQGSSQGTSIGQGVSQGSGLGQGSGIGQGVSQGSVVGQGTSIGKGVSQGSVVGQGRIQGTSIGQGVSQGSVVGQGSSQGTSIGQGVGQGSGVGQGVGQGTSIGQGVSQGSVVGQGSSQGTSIGQGVSQGSGLGQGSGIGQGVSQGSVVGQGSSQGTSIGQDVSQGSVVGQGTSIGKGVSQGSVVGQGRIQGTSIGQGVSQGSVVGQGSSQGTSIGQDVSQGSVVGQGTSIGKGVSQGSVVGQGRIQGTSIGQGVGQGSGVGQGVGQGSGVGQGVGQGSGVGQGSSQGISIGQGVGQGSGVGQGVGQGSGVGQGVGQGSGVGQGVGQGTSIGQGVSQGSVVGQGSSQGTSIGQDVSQGSVVGHGTSIGKGVSQGSVVGQGRIQGTSIGQGVGQGSGVGQGVGQGSGVGQGVGQGSGVGQGVGQGSGVGQGVGQGSGVGQGSSQGISIGQGVGQGGGVGQGVGQGGGVGQGVGQGGGRGQGSGIGQGVGQGGGRGQGSGIGQGVGQGSSQGPGIGHGVGQGSGVGQGVGQGSVVGQGSSQGTSIGQGVSQGSVVGQGSSQGTSIGQGVSQGSGRGQGSGISQGVSQGSVVGQGSSQGTSIGKGVSQGSVVGQGSSQGTSIGQGVSQGSVVGQGSSQGTSIGQGVGQGSVVGQGSVVGQGSGVGQGVGQGSGVGQGVGQGSGVGQGVGQGSGVGQGVGQGSGVGQGVGQGSGVGQGSGVGQGVGQGSGRGQGVGQGSGRGQGVGQGSGRGQGSGIGQGVGQGSSQGSGIGQGVSQGSVVGQGSVVGQGSSQGTGIGQGSGLGQGSGIGQGVDQGSGIGQGSNQGSGIGHGMGQGSGQGQGVGQGSGRAQGSGVAQGVGQDSVVGQDSVVDQGVGQDSVVGQDSVVDQGVGQDSLVGQGSSQGTGIGHCVGQGNSQGSSIGQES, from the exons ATGGCCGCTCGAGTGTATTTCTCATTGACtgctgttttattgtgtttgatCGGATACTTGAGCATAACTCATGCTAATCAAAGACGAACCACAG TGGATGGTTACTGTCCGGCGACGCTGACGGTCGTGCCATCCCATCGAGGATGTACCTCTGATGAAGACTGCCCTGGAGGACACAAATGCTGTCGATTTGACTGTGGTCCTGTTTGTGTGCTGCCTGTTTTCA TGAAGCCAGGGAAATGCCCCATACCGGAGATGATTCCACTGTGTGCTGAAGGTTGTTtccatgatggccagtgtcctgccacaCAGAAATGTTGCCCCGCCACTGGtggctttgcatgcagtgaaccacgtggtcagggaagcggtcaggcaAGTTGTCAAGTAAGGGGCCAGGCAAGTGGCATTGGCCAGGGCAGTGTCAAGGGAGGTGGCATTGGCCAGGGCAGCAGTATTGGTCATGGTATTGGTGGCGTTGACCAAGGCAGCATCAAGGGAGGCAGCATTGGCCAGGGAAGTAATATTGGTCGTGGcattggccagggaagtggaATTGGCCAGGGCAGCATCAAGGGAGGCAGCATTGGCCAGGGAAGTAATATTGGTCGTGGCATTGGCCAGGGCAGCATCAAGGGAGGCAGCATTGGCCAGGGAAGTAATATTGGTCGTGGCATTGGCCAGGGCAGCAGTATTGGTCACGGTATTGGCGGcattggccagggaagtggaATTGTCCAGGGCAACAGTATTGGTCGTGGCATTGGAAGTGGAACTGGCCAGGGCAGCAGTATTGGTCACGGCATTGGCCAGGGAAGTAGTATTGGTCGTGGcattggccagggaagcggaattGGCCAGGGAAGTGGAATTGGCCAGGGCAACAGTATTGGTCACGGCATTGGCCAGGGAAGTAGTATTGGTCGTGGcattggccagggaagtggaACTGGCCAGGGCAGCAGTATTGGTTACGGCATTGGACAGGGAAGTAATATTGGTCGTGGcattggccagggaagtggaATTGGCCAGGGCAGCATCAAGGGAGGCAGCATTGGCCAGGGAAGTAATATTGGTCGTGGCATTGGCCAGGGCAGCAGTATTGGTCACGGTTTTGGCGGcattggccagggaagtggaACTGGCCAGGGCAGCAGTATTGGTCACGGCATTGGCCAGGGAAGTAGTATTGGTCGTGGcattggccagggaagcggaattGGCCAGGGTAGTAGTATTGGTCACGGTATTGGCGGcattggccagggaagtggaATTGGCCAGGGCAACAGTATTGGTCACGGCATTGGCCAGGGCAACAGTATTGGTCACGGCATTGGCCAGGGCAACAGTATTGGTCACGGCATTGGCCAGGGCAACAGTATTGGTCACGGCATTGGCCAGGGAAGTAGTATTGGTCGTGGcattggccagggaagcggaattGGCCAGGGCAGCATTATTGGTCACGGCATTGGCCAGGGAAGTAGTATTGGTCGTGGcattggccagggaagcggaattGGCCAGGGCAGCATTATTGGTTACGGTATTGGCGGTGTTCGTCAGGGGAGCATCAAGGGAGGCAGCATTGGACAGGGAAGTGGAATTGGCCAGGGTAGTAGTATTGGTCACGGTATTGGCGGcattggccagggaagtggaATTGGCCAGGGTAGTAGTATTGGCCACGGTATTGGTGGCGTCGGCCAGGGCAGGGGAATTGGCCAGGGCCCCGGTATTGGTTATGGTGTGGGCCAGGGCAGTGGAGTTGGCCAAGGTGTGAGCCAGGGCAGCGTTGTTGGCCAGGGCAGCAGTCAGGGCACCAGTATTGGCCAAGGTGTGAGCCAGGGCAGCGTTGTTGGCCAGGGCAGCAGTCAGGGCACCAGTATTGGCCAAGGTGTGAGCCAGGGCAGCGTTGTTGGCCAGGGCAGGATTCAGGGCACCAGTATTGGCCAAGATGTGAGCCAGGGCAGCGTTGTTGGCCAGGGCACCAGTATTGGCCAAGGTGTGAGCCAGGGCAGCGTTGTTGGCCAGGGCAGCAGTCAGGGCACCAGTATTGGCCAAGGTGTGAGCCAGGGCAGCGGACTGGGCCAGGGCAGTGGAATTGGCCAAGGTGTTAGCCAGGGCAGCGTTGTTGGCCAGGGCACCAGTATTGGCAAAGGTGTGAGCCAGGGCAGCGTTGTTGGCCAGGGCAGGATTCAGGGCACCAGtattggccaag GTGTGAGCCAGGGCAGCGTTGTTGGCCAGGGCAGCAGTCAGGGCACCAGTATTGGCCAAG gtgtgggccagggcagcggagttggccaaggtgtgggccagggcaCCAGTATTGGCCAAGGTGTGAGCCAGGGCAGCGTTGTTGGCCAGGGCAGCAGTCAGGGCACCAGTATTGGCCAAGGTGTGAGCCAGGGCAGCGGACTGGGCCAGGGCAGTGGAATTGGCCAAGGTGTTAGCCAGGGCAGCGTTGTTGGCCAGGGCAGCAGTCAGGGCACCAGTATTGGCCAAGATGTGAGCCAGGGCAGCGTTGTTGGCCAGGGCACCAGTATTGGCAAAGGTGTGAGCCAGGGCAGCGTTGTTGGCCAGGGCAGGATTCAGGGCACCAGTATTGGCCAAGGTGTGAGCCAGGGCAGCGTTGTTGGCCAGGGCAGCAGTCAGGGCACCAGTATTGGCCAAGATGTGAGCCAGGGCAGCGTTGTTGGCCAGGGCACCAGTATTGGCAAAGGTGTGAGCCAGGGCAGCGTTGTTGGCCAGGGCAGGATTCAGGGCACCAGtattggccaaggtgtgggccagggcagcggagttggccaaggtgtgggccagggcagcggagttggccaaggtgtgggccagggcaGCGGAGTTGGCCAGGGCAGCAGTCAGGGCATCAGtattggccaaggtgtgggccagggcagcggagttggccaaggtgtgggccagggcagcggagttggccaaggtgtgggccagggcagcggagttggccaaggtgtgggccagggcaCCAGTATTGGCCAAGGTGTGAGCCAGGGCAGCGTTGTTGGCCAGGGCAGCAGTCAGGGCACCAGTATTGGCCAAGATGTGAGCCAGGGCAGCGTTGTTGGCCATGGCACCAGTATTGGCAAAGGTGTGAGCCAGGGCAGCGTTGTTGGCCAGGGCAGGATTCAGGGCACCAGtattggccaaggtgtgggccagggcagcggagttggccaaggtgtgggccagggcagcggagttggccaaggtgtgggccagggcagcggagttggccaaggtgtgggccagggcagcggagttggccaaggtgtgggccagggcaGCGGAGTTGGCCAGGGCAGCAGTCAGGGCATCAGtattggccaaggtgtgggccagggcggcggagttggccaaggtgtgggccagggcggcggagttggccaag GTGTGGGTCAGGGCGGCGGacggggccagggaagcggaattGGCCAAGGTGTGGGTCAGGGCGGCGGacggggccagggaagcggaattGGCCAAGGTGTGGGTCAGGGAAGCAGCCAGGGCCCCGGTATTGGTCATGGTGTGGGCCAGGGCAGTGgagttggccaaggtgtgggccagggcaGCGTTGTTGGCCAGGGCAGCAGTCAGGGCACCAGTATTGGCCAAGGTGTGAGCCAGGGCAGCGTTGTTGGCCAGGGCAGCAGTCAGGGCACCAGTATTGGCCAAGGTGTGAGCCAGGGCAGCGGACGGGGCCAGGGCAGTGGAATTAGCCAAGGTGTTAGCCAGGGCAGCGTTGTTGGCCAGGGCAGCAGTCAGGGCACCAGTATTGGCAAAGGTGTTAGCCAGGGCAGCGTTGTTGGCCAGGGCAGCAGTCAGGGCACCAGTATTGGCCAAGGTGTTAGCCAGGGCAGCGTTGTTGGCCAGGGCAGCAGTCAGGGCACCAGtattggccaaggtgtgggccagggcaGCGTTGTGGGCCAGGGCAGCGTTGTGGGCCAGGGCAGCGGAGTTGGCCAAGGCGTGGGCCAGGGCAGCGGAGTTGGCCAAGGCGTGGGCCAGGGCAGCGGAGTTGGCCAAGGCGTGGGCCAGGGCAGCGGAGTTGGCCAAGGCGTGGGCCAGGGCAGCGGAGTTGGCCAAGGCGTGGGCCAGGGCAGCGGAGTTGGCCAAGGCAGCGgagttggccaaggtgtgggTCAGGGCAGCGGACGGGGCCAGGGTGTGGGTCAGGGCAGCGGACGGGGCCAGGGTGTGGGTCAGGGCAGCGGACGaggccagggaagcggaattGGCCAAGGTGTGGGTCAGGGAAGCAGCCAGGGCAGCGGTATTGGCCAAGGTGTGAGTCAGGGCAGCGTTGTTGGTCAGGGCAGCGTTGTGGGCCAGGGAAGCAGCCAGGGTACTGGTATCGGCCAGGGTAGTGGACTAGGTCAGGGCAGTGGAATTGGCCAAGGTGTGGACCAGGGCAGTGGAATTGGCCAGGGAAGCAACCAGGGCTCCGGTATTGGTCATGGTATGGGCCAGGGAAGTGGACAGggccaaggtgtgggccagggcaGTGGACGGGCCCAGGGCAGTGGTGTTGCTCAAGGTGTGGGCCAGGATAGCGTTGTGGGCCAGGATAGCGTAGTGGATCAAGGTGTGGGTCAAGATAGCGTAGTGGGCCAGGATAGCGTAGTGGATCAAGGTGTGGGCCAGGATAGCCTAGTGGGCCAAGGTAGCAGCCAGGGCACCGGAATTGGTCATTGTGTTGGCCAGGGAAACAGCCAGGGCAGCAGTATAGGCCAGGAAAGTTAA